A region of Mesorhizobium sp. AR02 DNA encodes the following proteins:
- the clpS gene encoding ATP-dependent Clp protease adapter ClpS: MPEITTKPRTKVKSQTERPKLYKVILINDDFTPREFVVTVLKGEFKLSEDQAHRIMITAHRRGVCVVAVFTRDVAETKATRATDAGKAKGYPLLFTTEPEE, translated from the coding sequence ATGCCTGAAATCACCACAAAACCGCGTACCAAGGTCAAGTCGCAGACCGAGCGGCCGAAGCTCTACAAGGTCATCCTCATCAACGACGATTTCACGCCGCGCGAATTCGTGGTGACGGTGCTGAAGGGCGAGTTCAAGCTCAGCGAGGACCAGGCCCACCGCATCATGATCACCGCCCACCGGCGCGGCGTCTGCGTGGTCGCGGTGTTCACCAGGGATGTCGCCGAGACCAAGGCGACGCGGGCCACCGACGCCGGCAAGGCCAAAGGCTATCCGCTGCTGTTCACGACGGAGCCGGAGGAGTGA